From Pirellulales bacterium, the proteins below share one genomic window:
- a CDS encoding sulfatase: MFRPILILACALYPFQSALGAATSKPNVLVILADDLGYGELGCQGYASDIPTPNVDSIARGGIRFTSGYVSGPYCSPTRAAFMTGRYQTRFGHEFNPGPAQASPKDFGLPLGEVTIADRLKAAGYTTGWFGKSHLGYEPPFHPQKRGFDEFFGFLGGAHSYLDASADRFNPILRGNTPTTEIDGYTTDAFGREAVKFIESHKSSPWFCYLAFNAVHAPLQATDKYRGRFPNIKDEKRRPYAAMLSAMDDAIGTVLDKLRELKLEENTLIFFFSDNGGPTRQTTSGNGPLRGFKAQTWEGGIRVPFLVQWKGHLPAGRTDDRPVIQLDIYPTALAAAGVTVEPDWKIEGVNLLPYLNGEKTDAPHEALYWRFGSQVAIRKGNWKLVKGVGSAGVGPVEQRAKSNMDGAELYDLAGDIGETKNLASQEPAKVKELAADWDRWNSDNVAARWVPARAARNRAKQAN, encoded by the coding sequence ATGTTTCGCCCGATTCTGATCCTCGCCTGCGCGCTGTATCCGTTCCAATCGGCCCTTGGCGCGGCGACCTCGAAACCCAACGTGCTCGTGATATTGGCGGACGATCTCGGCTACGGCGAACTCGGCTGCCAGGGGTACGCAAGCGATATTCCTACACCGAATGTCGACAGCATCGCCCGGGGCGGTATCCGCTTTACGAGCGGTTACGTGAGCGGGCCGTACTGCAGCCCGACCCGGGCCGCGTTCATGACGGGTCGGTACCAGACGCGCTTTGGGCATGAGTTCAACCCGGGGCCTGCGCAAGCGTCGCCCAAGGATTTTGGGCTGCCGCTTGGCGAAGTGACCATCGCCGACCGGCTGAAAGCCGCGGGCTACACGACCGGCTGGTTTGGCAAATCGCACCTGGGCTACGAGCCCCCCTTTCACCCGCAGAAGCGCGGCTTCGACGAATTCTTCGGCTTCCTGGGAGGCGCGCATTCCTATCTCGACGCTTCGGCCGATCGTTTCAACCCGATCTTGCGTGGAAACACGCCAACGACCGAGATCGACGGCTACACGACCGACGCCTTTGGCCGCGAGGCCGTGAAGTTCATCGAGTCGCACAAATCGAGCCCGTGGTTTTGTTACCTGGCCTTCAACGCCGTACACGCGCCGTTGCAGGCGACGGACAAGTATCGAGGACGCTTTCCCAATATCAAGGACGAAAAGCGTCGGCCGTACGCTGCCATGCTGTCTGCGATGGATGATGCGATCGGCACCGTGCTCGATAAGCTGCGCGAGCTAAAGCTCGAAGAGAACACGCTCATCTTCTTTTTCAGCGACAATGGCGGGCCGACGCGCCAGACGACCAGCGGCAACGGCCCCTTGCGGGGCTTCAAGGCGCAAACGTGGGAAGGAGGAATCCGCGTCCCATTTCTCGTGCAATGGAAAGGGCACTTGCCTGCCGGCCGCACGGACGATCGGCCCGTGATTCAGCTTGACATTTATCCCACGGCGCTGGCCGCGGCCGGTGTGACAGTCGAGCCCGATTGGAAGATCGAGGGCGTGAACTTGTTGCCATATCTGAACGGCGAAAAGACCGACGCTCCTCACGAGGCGCTCTATTGGCGATTCGGCTCACAAGTAGCAATCCGCAAGGGGAACTGGAAGCTGGTCAAAGGAGTCGGTAGCGCCGGTGTCGGTCCTGTCGAGCAGCGCGCGAAGAGCAATATGGACGGTGCTGAGCTGTACGACCTGGCAGGCGACATTGGCGAGACGAAGAATCTCGCCAGCCAGGAACCGGCGAAGGTGAAAGAGTTGGCCGCGGACTGGGATCGCTGGAACAGCGACAACGTCGCAGCGCGGTGGGTGCCAGCGCGCGCCGCGCGAAACCGCGCCAAACAGGCGAATTGA
- a CDS encoding ATP-dependent Clp protease ATP-binding subunit, with protein MYERFTDRARKVMQLANQEAQRFNHEYIGTEHVLLGLIKEGSGVAANVLKNLDVDLRKIRLEVEKLVQSGPDMVTMGKLPQTPRAKKVIEYSMEEARNLNHNYVGTEHILLGLLREQEGVAAQVLMNLGLKLEEVREEVLNLLGHGIEGSEGGERNPAGGGSSSESTKSNKSKTPALDSFGRDLTELARQGKLDPVIGREKEIERAIQILSRRTKNNPVLLGEAGVGKTAIVEGFAQRVVDGNVPELLCDRRIVVLDLAMMVAGTKYRGQFEERIKAVMNEVRRAKNTILFIDELHTLVGAGGAEGAIDASNVLKPALARGEIQCIGATTLDEYRKYIEKDQALDRRFQMITVDPSTKPETVEILKGLRDRYEAHHRVQITDDALVAAVELSSRYITARCLPDKAIDVIDEAGARVRLKAMTRPPDLKEIDEEVERLNKEKEEAVANQDFEKAAALRDQADKLKKKKQSITRDWREKSRETDGVVDEEVIAEVVSKMTGIPLTRMTTEDSLRLMEMEKDLHKRVISQDEAIKSISKAVRRSRSGLKDPKRPTGCFIFAGPTGVGKTLLAKALAEFMFGDDEALIQIDMSEYMEKHNVSRLIGAPPGYVGFEEGGQLTEKIRRRPYAVVLLDEIEKAHPDVFNMLLQVMEEGRLTDSFGRNVDFRNTILIMTTNAGAEAIKNESSFGFQSPDDDSTYESMKTRVNERIEKVFRPEFLNRVDDVIIFRHLDLNDLKEVVELEVSKVRERLSERGLKLILTDEAKSFLIKKGSNTDFGARPLRRAIENYVEDPLSEELLKGEFQGKDTITVDVKKVGEAKQLVFDGSVTEPEAVGAGGGSTPKA; from the coding sequence ATGTACGAACGATTTACCGACCGCGCGCGAAAGGTCATGCAACTGGCGAACCAGGAAGCGCAGCGGTTCAACCACGAATACATCGGCACCGAACACGTGCTGCTCGGCCTGATCAAGGAAGGCAGTGGCGTCGCGGCCAACGTGCTCAAGAACCTCGACGTTGACCTGCGCAAGATCCGCCTCGAAGTCGAAAAGCTCGTACAGAGCGGACCGGACATGGTCACGATGGGCAAGCTGCCCCAGACCCCGCGCGCTAAGAAGGTCATCGAGTACTCGATGGAAGAGGCGCGCAACCTCAACCACAACTACGTCGGCACAGAACACATCCTACTGGGCCTGTTGCGCGAGCAAGAAGGCGTGGCCGCCCAAGTCTTGATGAACCTCGGCCTGAAGCTCGAGGAAGTACGCGAAGAAGTTCTGAACCTCTTGGGCCACGGCATCGAGGGGAGCGAAGGCGGCGAGCGCAATCCGGCCGGTGGCGGCAGCTCGTCGGAGTCGACCAAGAGCAACAAGTCGAAGACTCCCGCGCTCGACAGCTTCGGCCGTGACCTCACTGAGCTCGCCCGGCAAGGCAAGCTCGACCCGGTGATCGGCCGCGAGAAAGAGATTGAGCGCGCGATCCAGATTCTCAGCCGCCGCACGAAGAACAATCCCGTGTTGTTGGGCGAGGCCGGCGTCGGCAAGACGGCCATCGTCGAAGGGTTCGCGCAGCGCGTTGTCGACGGCAACGTGCCCGAACTGCTGTGCGACCGGCGGATCGTGGTCTTGGACCTCGCCATGATGGTGGCCGGTACCAAATACCGCGGCCAGTTCGAAGAGCGTATCAAGGCGGTGATGAACGAAGTCCGACGCGCGAAGAACACGATTCTGTTCATCGACGAGTTGCACACGCTGGTCGGCGCGGGCGGAGCCGAAGGGGCGATCGACGCCTCGAACGTGCTCAAGCCGGCCCTGGCCCGCGGCGAGATCCAGTGCATCGGGGCCACGACGCTCGACGAGTACCGCAAGTACATCGAGAAGGATCAGGCCCTGGACCGGCGATTCCAGATGATCACGGTCGATCCTTCGACCAAGCCGGAAACGGTCGAGATCCTGAAAGGACTTCGCGATCGCTACGAGGCGCATCATCGCGTGCAAATCACCGACGATGCCTTGGTGGCCGCCGTGGAGCTGTCGAGCCGGTACATCACGGCCCGCTGCTTGCCGGATAAGGCGATCGACGTCATCGACGAGGCGGGGGCCCGGGTGCGCCTGAAGGCCATGACGCGTCCGCCCGACTTGAAGGAGATCGACGAAGAGGTCGAGCGCCTGAACAAGGAAAAGGAAGAAGCGGTCGCCAACCAGGATTTCGAAAAGGCCGCCGCGCTGCGCGACCAGGCCGACAAGCTGAAGAAGAAAAAGCAATCAATCACCCGCGACTGGCGCGAGAAATCGCGCGAGACCGATGGCGTGGTCGACGAGGAAGTCATTGCCGAAGTGGTGTCGAAGATGACCGGCATCCCGCTGACGCGGATGACGACCGAAGACAGCCTGCGCCTGATGGAGATGGAAAAGGACCTGCACAAGCGGGTCATCAGCCAGGATGAGGCGATCAAGTCGATTTCGAAGGCCGTGCGGCGCAGCCGAAGCGGCTTGAAAGACCCCAAGCGCCCGACGGGCTGCTTCATCTTCGCCGGCCCCACCGGCGTCGGTAAGACGTTGCTTGCCAAGGCACTCGCGGAGTTCATGTTCGGCGATGACGAAGCGCTGATCCAGATCGACATGAGCGAGTACATGGAGAAGCACAACGTCAGCCGCTTGATCGGCGCTCCGCCGGGCTACGTGGGCTTCGAGGAAGGGGGCCAGTTGACCGAGAAGATTCGCCGCCGTCCGTATGCCGTGGTGCTGCTCGACGAAATTGAGAAAGCCCACCCCGACGTGTTCAACATGTTGTTGCAGGTGATGGAAGAAGGCCGGCTGACGGACAGTTTTGGCCGCAACGTCGACTTCCGCAATACGATCCTCATCATGACGACCAACGCCGGAGCAGAGGCCATCAAGAACGAATCATCCTTCGGTTTTCAGTCGCCGGATGATGATTCGACCTACGAGAGCATGAAGACCCGCGTCAACGAGCGGATCGAAAAGGTATTCCGACCGGAATTCCTCAATCGCGTCGACGACGTGATCATCTTCCGCCACTTGGATCTCAACGACCTGAAGGAGGTCGTCGAGCTCGAGGTGAGCAAGGTCCGCGAGCGGCTGTCCGAGCGTGGGCTGAAGCTGATCCTGACCGACGAGGCCAAGAGCTTCCTGATCAAGAAGGGCTCGAACACCGATTTCGGCGCCCGGCCGCTACGCCGCGCGATCGAGAATTACGTCGAGGATCCGTTGTCCGAAGAACTGCTGAAGGGCGAGTTCCAGGGCAAGGACACTATCACGGTCGACGTGAAGAAGGTGGGCGAGGCGAAGCAACTGGTCTTCGACGGTTCGGTCACCGAGCCCGAGGCCGTAGGCGCCGGCGGCGGAAGTACGCCGAAGGCGTAA
- a CDS encoding EF-hand domain-containing protein: MSNLARWTTVAVLTSMISFMTDPAMISAADKTKKPAQGTAAKDDAGKSKAVRDNAAKDVADRQDEFADLADDAAATKAGKAKAAADKRAAVKAKKADAARRKKEDRAAKAAKAQADADAEEKLLQQQMQQMQNMSQQNMRGRRGGGLSNNQGMYMLMRQFDANGNGQLDPQELQAMKLGMAQMQAGGPNLVMAQQLQRFDTNGNGQLDPSEQAAMQRVLTQGMNGGMAGGGVQVPGAALPKNQ, from the coding sequence ATGTCAAACCTGGCGCGATGGACGACGGTAGCAGTGCTCACGAGCATGATCAGCTTTATGACTGATCCGGCGATGATAAGCGCCGCCGACAAAACGAAGAAGCCTGCGCAAGGCACCGCCGCGAAAGATGACGCCGGGAAGAGCAAAGCTGTGAGGGATAATGCCGCCAAGGACGTCGCCGACCGGCAAGATGAGTTCGCCGATCTGGCGGATGACGCCGCCGCCACAAAGGCCGGCAAGGCAAAGGCCGCCGCCGACAAGCGAGCTGCCGTCAAGGCAAAAAAGGCCGACGCTGCGCGACGGAAGAAGGAGGATCGCGCTGCGAAAGCTGCCAAGGCGCAGGCCGACGCTGATGCCGAGGAAAAGCTGTTGCAACAACAGATGCAGCAGATGCAAAACATGTCACAGCAGAACATGCGCGGACGCCGCGGTGGCGGCTTATCGAACAACCAAGGCATGTACATGCTGATGCGGCAGTTCGACGCCAACGGCAATGGCCAGCTCGACCCGCAAGAGCTACAGGCCATGAAGCTGGGCATGGCGCAAATGCAAGCCGGGGGGCCCAACCTTGTGATGGCTCAGCAACTGCAGCGCTTCGACACGAATGGCAATGGACAACTCGATCCGTCGGAGCAAGCTGCCATGCAACGCGTGCTTACCCAGGGGATGAATGGCGGCATGGCCGGTGGTGGCGTGCAAGTGCCCGGCGCGGCGCTACCGAAAAATCAGTAG
- a CDS encoding thiamine phosphate synthase, with product MTWSFTAAAERALAEAAGWSSRADRGELDAPELLLGLLAEEECRAAQMLLTRGVGQAQVKERWPSLQPSANGARRDFSPAVAAAINAAVDRLWAYPRPLALATEHLLLGLVAAPGETADWLAEHGLRADELEKQIHDLYGHEPGPVALDAGPEIRDAATEAVEEVAAEVLAAARGGAVASEQISDDGETPSIQPSSGEGRRITETTHAPHLDARLLRVIDAAANRAREGLRVVEDFVRLVLDHRDLTSELKHLRHELARALQPFAHGDMLASRDTLRDVGITIATDTEFERADLAAVLTANWKRLQEALRSLEEYAKVTEPDTAAIFERLRYRAYTLEQAVDAAQSIAQRLEAVRLCVLIDGCRGNLLAFTELVDKLVAAGVGMIQLRDKKLTDRELLAWAVFLQARTRARGTLAIINDRADIAAAAHADGVHLGQDDLSISAARAILGPRALIGRSTHSLAQAHQAVFEGADYIGVGPTFPSKTKQFEAFTGVELLRDVASRIRLPAFAIGGVDLTNLDEVLQAGFSRVAVSGAVVAAADPVQAAAEFVRRLKAAR from the coding sequence ATGACCTGGTCGTTTACCGCCGCCGCCGAACGAGCGCTTGCCGAAGCTGCCGGCTGGAGCAGTCGCGCCGATCGTGGCGAATTGGATGCGCCCGAGCTGCTTCTGGGCCTCCTGGCCGAGGAAGAATGCCGCGCCGCGCAGATGCTGCTAACGCGCGGCGTGGGCCAGGCACAAGTTAAAGAGCGTTGGCCCAGCCTGCAGCCAAGCGCCAATGGCGCGCGGCGTGATTTTTCTCCCGCCGTGGCCGCGGCCATCAATGCGGCCGTCGATCGACTCTGGGCCTATCCGCGCCCCTTGGCGCTGGCGACCGAGCATTTGCTGCTCGGACTCGTAGCGGCCCCGGGAGAGACCGCCGATTGGCTCGCCGAGCACGGCCTCCGCGCCGACGAGCTCGAAAAGCAGATCCACGACCTCTATGGGCATGAGCCGGGACCGGTCGCGCTCGACGCCGGTCCCGAGATTCGTGACGCCGCCACAGAAGCCGTGGAAGAAGTCGCGGCCGAGGTGCTGGCTGCGGCTCGTGGCGGTGCAGTTGCCAGTGAACAAATCTCCGACGATGGGGAGACTCCCTCGATCCAACCCTCTTCCGGTGAGGGGAGAAGGATTACCGAAACAACACACGCTCCACACTTGGACGCCCGTTTGCTGCGTGTGATCGACGCGGCGGCCAACCGAGCCCGCGAGGGCTTGCGCGTCGTCGAGGATTTCGTGCGTTTGGTTCTCGACCATCGAGACCTGACGAGCGAGCTCAAGCACCTGCGGCACGAGCTGGCGCGAGCGCTCCAGCCATTTGCGCACGGTGACATGTTGGCCTCCCGCGACACGCTCCGCGACGTCGGCATCACGATCGCCACCGATACCGAATTTGAGCGGGCGGATCTCGCAGCCGTGCTAACGGCGAACTGGAAACGGCTGCAGGAGGCATTGCGCAGCCTGGAAGAATACGCGAAGGTTACTGAACCAGACACGGCCGCGATATTCGAGCGCCTTCGCTATCGCGCGTACACGCTGGAACAGGCGGTTGACGCAGCGCAATCGATCGCCCAGCGGCTCGAAGCGGTACGGCTGTGCGTGCTTATCGACGGCTGCCGCGGTAATTTACTGGCATTCACGGAACTCGTCGACAAGCTAGTCGCGGCTGGTGTGGGCATGATTCAGTTGCGCGACAAGAAACTCACGGATCGGGAACTGCTCGCCTGGGCCGTCTTTTTGCAGGCGCGTACCAGGGCCCGTGGCACTCTTGCCATCATCAATGACCGCGCGGATATTGCCGCAGCCGCGCACGCCGATGGCGTACATCTCGGCCAGGACGATCTGTCGATCTCGGCCGCGCGGGCCATCCTCGGACCTCGGGCGCTAATCGGGCGCTCGACGCATTCGCTCGCCCAAGCCCACCAGGCGGTGTTCGAGGGAGCCGACTATATCGGCGTTGGACCGACTTTTCCCTCGAAAACCAAGCAATTCGAAGCTTTCACTGGTGTAGAGTTGCTTCGCGATGTGGCGTCGAGAATTCGCTTGCCGGCGTTTGCCATCGGCGGTGTTGACCTGACGAACCTCGACGAAGTGTTGCAGGCCGGATTCTCGCGGGTTGCCGTGAGCGGAGCCGTTGTTGCCGCCGCCGATCCGGTGCAGGCGGCGGCCGAGTTCGTTCGGCGTTTGAAAGCCGCGCGATAA
- the cyaB gene encoding class IV adenylate cyclase: MNYEVEQKFPLSDVAACEARLADLGAIVGAAVTQADRYFNHPGRDFAKTDEALRIRSVGEKNFVTYKGPKIDATTKTRREIELAIPSGDEGAHQFAELLAALGFREVATVRKRRRTAHFDWEGWASEVALDDVEGVGQFCEIELTADEAMLPAARAALGSLAKRLRLQAPERRSYLELLLGA; encoded by the coding sequence ATGAATTACGAAGTCGAGCAAAAGTTCCCGCTTTCCGATGTGGCGGCATGCGAAGCGCGGCTTGCGGATTTGGGCGCGATCGTAGGCGCCGCGGTGACGCAGGCCGATCGGTATTTCAATCATCCGGGGCGCGATTTTGCAAAGACCGACGAGGCATTGCGGATCCGTTCTGTCGGTGAGAAGAACTTCGTGACCTACAAAGGGCCGAAGATTGACGCCACGACCAAGACCCGCCGCGAGATCGAACTAGCGATCCCGTCCGGCGACGAAGGAGCGCACCAATTTGCCGAATTGCTCGCGGCTCTCGGTTTTCGCGAAGTGGCCACGGTCCGCAAACGGCGGCGAACGGCCCATTTCGATTGGGAGGGATGGGCGAGCGAAGTAGCGCTCGACGACGTCGAAGGGGTCGGACAGTTCTGCGAGATCGAGCTAACGGCCGACGAAGCCATGCTACCAGCCGCCCGCGCGGCTCTTGGCAGCCTGGCCAAGCGGCTAAGGCTGCAGGCCCCCGAGCGGCGCAGTTATTTGGAGTTGCTCCTGGGAGCGTGA
- a CDS encoding class I SAM-dependent methyltransferase: MYRGKLDADVINNVEVREHVIARDAYRADLAFIHDAGFGGLAHSAADELLGQLDRAKVTAGTVVELGCGSGILSEKVAQAGFDVVGFDISTAMVALARKRVPKGKFHARSFLGARLPRAVAVVAIGEVFNYLFDVKNSERRLSAFFRRVYDALTPAGLFLFDVAGPGRAGPAKVTRGFTETGDWTCLYEAAEDPLRRRLTRTITTFRRRGATYRRDHEVHELQLIAPAIVLKQLEQAGFRAGKLNHYAAFKFPAGWTACLARKT, translated from the coding sequence TTGTATCGCGGCAAGCTCGATGCCGATGTGATCAACAACGTCGAGGTGAGAGAACACGTGATCGCTCGTGACGCCTATCGCGCCGATCTGGCGTTTATCCACGATGCCGGCTTTGGCGGCCTGGCCCACTCAGCGGCCGATGAGTTGCTCGGGCAGCTCGACCGCGCGAAGGTCACGGCCGGCACGGTGGTGGAACTCGGTTGTGGAAGTGGAATTCTATCCGAAAAGGTCGCACAAGCCGGATTTGATGTCGTCGGCTTCGACATTTCGACTGCAATGGTGGCGCTCGCCCGAAAGCGCGTTCCGAAAGGGAAATTCCACGCCCGCTCGTTCCTCGGCGCGCGGTTGCCGCGAGCCGTGGCTGTGGTAGCGATCGGCGAGGTCTTCAACTATCTATTCGATGTCAAGAATTCCGAGCGGCGATTGTCGGCTTTTTTTCGTCGCGTGTACGACGCCCTGACGCCGGCCGGACTCTTCCTGTTCGATGTGGCTGGGCCCGGTCGCGCCGGCCCGGCGAAAGTGACGCGGGGATTTACCGAGACAGGCGATTGGACGTGTCTCTACGAGGCCGCGGAAGATCCTTTGCGGCGACGGCTTACACGCACGATCACAACATTTCGTCGCCGCGGTGCGACGTATCGTCGCGACCACGAGGTGCATGAGCTGCAACTGATCGCGCCGGCAATCGTCCTGAAGCAGCTAGAGCAGGCAGGGTTCCGGGCGGGCAAGTTAAATCATTACGCAGCGTTCAAATTTCCCGCGGGCTGGACCGCTTGTCTGGCGCGCAAGACGTAG